The following coding sequences are from one Streptomyces sp. V3I7 window:
- a CDS encoding PP2C family protein-serine/threonine phosphatase, producing MLDISSRVRVHVETLLAAQNDMGVCDAFQQYAPARKPDAMNAPHPPKVAGTDPTIPPPAHTAAPVPGPPPVPAPGGPAPGALLQDRLAGWVSDLTTLHELTERLARTRTLDAALQELLRAGAALVGARRGLVVLESGDAPGPGTTVGLGLARADLGHIETVPRGALPYGRLLDTAAGLPGGEGEIVHPDLFADDGLDPRHREVAARLGYAASYALPLTTEATGRLGAAVWLYDEPAEPHERRRHLVGLYVRYATEHLARLTELEYTRACMTTIAEELLPSRLPRVTGVQLAARHRTGPRGGGDWYDALPLPDAALGLAVGSVTGSGPSAVAAMGRLRASLRAYAVMEGEDPVAVLSDLELLLRLTEPARSATALFAYCEPALRKVTLAGAGHSPPLLIGERRTEFVETSVSAPLGMLACWEAPSVEFETEPGETVLLYTDGLLHRTGDPMDRAFARLHAAAAGVPRTLRRDPGAVADHVLRTVLPDGLDMEDGTEDVVLLAARFD from the coding sequence ATGCTGGACATCTCCTCACGAGTGCGTGTACATGTGGAGACACTGCTAGCGGCGCAGAATGACATGGGGGTTTGCGATGCTTTTCAGCAATACGCACCGGCCCGAAAGCCGGACGCCATGAACGCCCCGCACCCTCCGAAAGTGGCCGGAACCGATCCCACAATTCCCCCACCCGCACACACTGCCGCTCCCGTCCCGGGCCCCCCTCCCGTCCCCGCTCCCGGTGGACCGGCCCCCGGCGCCCTGCTCCAGGACCGGCTGGCCGGCTGGGTCTCGGATCTGACGACCCTGCACGAACTGACCGAACGCCTCGCGCGTACCCGCACACTCGACGCCGCACTCCAGGAACTGCTGCGCGCCGGGGCCGCCCTCGTCGGCGCCCGGCGCGGACTCGTCGTCCTGGAGTCCGGCGACGCGCCCGGACCCGGCACCACCGTCGGACTCGGTCTCGCCCGGGCCGACCTCGGCCACATCGAGACCGTGCCGCGCGGCGCCCTGCCCTACGGCAGACTCCTCGACACCGCCGCCGGACTTCCCGGCGGCGAGGGCGAGATCGTCCATCCCGACCTGTTCGCCGACGACGGCCTCGACCCCCGCCACCGCGAGGTCGCCGCCCGCCTCGGCTACGCCGCCAGCTACGCCCTGCCCCTGACCACCGAGGCGACCGGCCGTCTGGGCGCCGCCGTGTGGCTGTACGACGAGCCCGCCGAACCGCACGAGCGCCGGCGCCATCTCGTCGGCCTCTACGTCCGCTACGCCACCGAGCACCTGGCCCGGCTGACCGAACTCGAGTACACGCGCGCGTGCATGACGACCATCGCCGAGGAGCTGCTCCCCTCCCGGCTGCCCCGGGTGACCGGCGTCCAGCTCGCCGCCCGGCACCGCACCGGCCCGCGCGGCGGCGGTGACTGGTACGACGCGCTGCCGCTGCCCGACGCCGCGCTCGGCCTCGCGGTCGGCTCGGTCACCGGGTCCGGGCCCAGCGCGGTGGCCGCCATGGGCCGGCTGCGCGCGTCCCTGCGGGCGTACGCCGTGATGGAGGGCGAGGACCCGGTCGCCGTCCTGTCCGACCTGGAGCTGCTGCTGCGCCTGACCGAGCCGGCCCGCTCCGCCACCGCCCTGTTCGCCTACTGCGAGCCCGCGCTGCGCAAGGTCACGCTGGCCGGTGCCGGACACAGCCCGCCGCTGCTGATCGGCGAGCGGCGCACGGAGTTCGTGGAGACCTCCGTGTCCGCGCCGCTGGGCATGCTCGCCTGCTGGGAGGCGCCCAGCGTGGAGTTCGAGACCGAGCCAGGAGAGACGGTTCTGCTGTACACCGACGGACTGCTGCACCGCACCGGTGACCCTATGGACCGCGCCTTCGCCCGCCTCCACGCGGCGGCGGCCGGGGTGCCGCGCACCCTGCGCCGCGACCCGGGCGCCGTCGCCGACCACGTCCTGCGCACGGTGCTGCCGGACGGCCTCGACATGGAGGACGGCACGGAGGACGTGGTGCTGCTGGCGGCCCGCTTCGACTGA
- a CDS encoding aminopeptidase P family protein, which produces MTVADELNPAVSDGAADAAGPETESEEPIKQRKNGLYPGVSDELAENMKSGWADTELRDLEPVEQAEHTARRRAALSARFPGERLVVPAGHLKTRSNDTEYNFRAATEYAYLTGNQSEDGVLVLEPVAGGHEATLYLLPRSDRENGEFWLSGQGELWVGRRHSLAESEALYGIPAADVRELAEKLREAAGPVRVVRGHDAGIEAALTDKVTAERDEELRVSLSELRLVKDAFEVGELQKAVDSTVRGFEDVVKVLDKAEATSERYIEGTFFLRARVEGNDIGYGSICASGPHACTLHWVRNDGPVRSGDLLLLDAGVETHSLYTADVTRTLPVNGTFSEVQKKIYDAVYEAQEAGIAAVKPGGKFRDFHDAAQRVLAEKLVEWGLVEGPVERVLELGLQRRWTLHGTGHMLGMDVHDCAVARTETYVDGTLEPGMCLTVEPGLYFQADDLTVPEEYRGIGVRIEDDILVTEDGNRNLSAALPRRSDEVEAWMASLKG; this is translated from the coding sequence ATGACCGTGGCCGACGAGCTCAACCCGGCGGTATCAGATGGTGCTGCTGACGCGGCGGGCCCGGAAACCGAGTCCGAAGAGCCGATCAAGCAGCGCAAGAACGGCCTGTACCCGGGCGTGTCCGACGAGCTCGCCGAGAACATGAAGTCCGGCTGGGCCGACACGGAGCTGCGTGACCTCGAACCCGTCGAGCAGGCCGAGCACACCGCGCGCCGCCGCGCCGCGCTGTCCGCCCGCTTCCCGGGCGAGCGCCTCGTCGTTCCCGCGGGCCACCTCAAGACCCGCTCGAACGACACCGAGTACAACTTCCGCGCCGCGACCGAGTACGCGTACCTCACCGGTAACCAGAGCGAGGACGGCGTCCTCGTCCTGGAGCCCGTCGCCGGCGGCCACGAGGCCACGCTGTACCTCCTGCCCCGCTCCGACCGTGAGAACGGCGAGTTCTGGCTGTCCGGCCAGGGCGAGCTGTGGGTCGGCCGCCGCCACTCCCTCGCCGAGTCCGAGGCGCTGTACGGCATCCCGGCCGCCGACGTGCGCGAGCTGGCGGAGAAGCTGCGCGAGGCCGCCGGCCCGGTGCGCGTCGTGCGCGGTCACGACGCCGGCATCGAGGCCGCTCTGACCGACAAGGTCACCGCCGAGCGCGACGAGGAGCTGCGCGTCTCCCTCTCCGAGCTGCGCCTGGTCAAGGACGCGTTCGAGGTCGGCGAGCTGCAGAAGGCCGTCGACTCGACGGTCCGCGGCTTCGAGGACGTCGTCAAGGTCCTCGACAAGGCCGAGGCCACCTCCGAGCGCTACATCGAGGGCACCTTCTTCCTCCGCGCGCGCGTGGAGGGCAACGACATCGGCTACGGCTCCATCTGCGCGTCGGGCCCGCACGCCTGCACGCTGCACTGGGTGCGCAACGACGGCCCGGTCCGCTCCGGCGACCTGCTCCTGCTGGACGCGGGCGTGGAGACGCACAGCCTCTACACCGCCGACGTCACGCGCACGCTGCCGGTCAACGGCACGTTCAGCGAGGTCCAGAAGAAGATCTACGACGCCGTGTACGAGGCCCAGGAGGCCGGCATCGCGGCCGTGAAGCCCGGCGGCAAGTTCCGCGACTTCCACGACGCCGCCCAGCGCGTGCTCGCCGAGAAGCTCGTCGAGTGGGGCCTGGTCGAGGGCCCGGTCGAGCGGGTCCTGGAGCTCGGCCTCCAGCGCCGCTGGACGCTGCACGGCACCGGCCACATGCTCGGCATGGACGTCCACGACTGCGCGGTCGCCCGCACGGAGACGTACGTGGACGGCACGCTGGAGCCGGGCATGTGCCTGACCGTCGAGCCCGGGCTGTACTTCCAGGCCGACGATCTGACCGTCCCCGAGGAGTACCGCGGCATCGGCGTCCGCATCGAGGACGACATCCTGGTCACCGAGGACGGCAACCGGAACCTGTCGGCGGCCCTGCCGCGCCGCTCCGACGAGGTCGAGGCGTGGATGGCCTCGCTGAAGGGCTGA
- a CDS encoding ATP-binding protein: MSIWWSLHLRREAASVPLARRLLLGTMETAGVDPDVSYDLSVALSEACANAVEHGGDTTRGDFAEAYHVTAYLDGEMCRIEVIDSGPGFVPERGLRPARADAESGRGLCLIRELADHVHIGGEPGRAGTVVSFDKVLKWRADAPLVAV, from the coding sequence ATGAGCATCTGGTGGTCACTCCATCTGCGCCGCGAAGCCGCGAGCGTTCCCCTCGCCAGACGGCTGCTGCTGGGAACGATGGAGACCGCGGGGGTGGACCCCGACGTCTCGTACGACCTCTCCGTCGCCCTCAGCGAGGCATGCGCCAACGCCGTCGAGCACGGCGGGGACACCACGCGCGGCGACTTCGCGGAGGCGTATCACGTCACCGCCTACCTCGACGGCGAGATGTGCCGCATCGAAGTGATCGACTCTGGGCCCGGGTTCGTGCCGGAGCGGGGCCTGCGCCCCGCGCGCGCGGACGCCGAGAGCGGCCGGGGGCTGTGCCTGATCCGGGAGCTCGCGGACCACGTCCACATCGGCGGTGAACCGGGCAGGGCCGGCACGGTGGTGAGCTTCGACAAGGTTCTCAAGTGGCGCGCGGACGCGCCGCTCGTGGCGGTGTAG
- a CDS encoding YcnI family protein, with amino-acid sequence MKPSRIAAAAAVAGSAVLALSAPAFAHVSVQPEGTAAKGGYAVIDFKVPNERDNASTTKLEVNLPTDHPLASVMPQPVPGWKVKVTKSKLDKPLEMEGEKITEAVTKVTWTADGKGVEPGSFQKFPLSVGTLPEDTDKLVFKALQTYSDKEVVRWIEVPRDGQEEPENPAPTLELSAADADSHGAAGAEAASGEEKGTEPPARADAAGSSGSSASDTTARVLGVVGIVVGLAGLAFGVVAGRRRSNA; translated from the coding sequence ATGAAGCCTTCTCGTATCGCCGCCGCCGCTGCCGTCGCGGGCTCGGCCGTCCTCGCCCTGTCCGCCCCCGCCTTCGCGCACGTCTCCGTGCAGCCCGAGGGCACGGCCGCCAAGGGCGGCTACGCGGTCATCGACTTCAAGGTCCCCAACGAGCGCGACAACGCCTCGACCACCAAGCTCGAGGTCAACCTGCCCACCGACCACCCGCTGGCCTCGGTGATGCCGCAGCCCGTCCCCGGCTGGAAGGTCAAGGTCACCAAGTCCAAGCTGGACAAGCCGCTGGAGATGGAGGGCGAGAAGATCACCGAGGCCGTCACCAAGGTCACCTGGACCGCCGACGGCAAGGGCGTCGAGCCCGGCTCCTTCCAGAAGTTCCCACTGTCCGTCGGCACGCTGCCCGAGGACACCGACAAGCTCGTCTTCAAGGCGCTGCAGACCTACTCCGACAAGGAGGTCGTGCGCTGGATCGAGGTGCCGCGGGACGGCCAGGAGGAGCCCGAGAACCCGGCCCCGACGCTGGAGCTGTCCGCGGCGGACGCGGACTCCCACGGCGCGGCGGGCGCCGAGGCCGCCTCCGGCGAGGAGAAGGGAACCGAGCCGCCCGCGCGCGCGGACGCCGCCGGCTCCTCCGGCTCCTCCGCGAGTGACACCACCGCGCGCGTGCTCGGCGTGGTGGGCATCGTCGTCGGTCTGGCGGGCCTCGCCTTCGGCGTGGTGGCCGGCCGACGGCGGTCCAACGCCTGA
- a CDS encoding SCO family protein, translating to MRNKTFAAAVLLAGAALTLSACGSGDNGKPPVSVVSDESGQDKAATVLDQPFEKPDLVLTDTHGKKYELREKTKGHPTLIYFGYTHCPDICPTTMSNIAVALKSLPKAEQDRMRVVFVTTDPGRDTPAELGKWLKGIDPRFTGLTGDFATIQAGARSLGISIEPAKKDTKGVVNSVHGTQVIAFSPKTDGGYVLYGEDATVDDYTQGLPKIAKGANP from the coding sequence ATGCGCAACAAGACGTTCGCCGCGGCCGTGCTGCTCGCCGGCGCCGCCCTGACGCTGTCCGCCTGCGGCAGCGGCGACAACGGCAAGCCGCCCGTCTCCGTGGTCTCCGACGAGTCCGGCCAGGACAAGGCCGCGACCGTCCTCGACCAGCCCTTCGAGAAGCCGGACCTGGTCCTCACGGACACGCACGGCAAGAAGTACGAACTCCGCGAGAAGACCAAGGGCCACCCGACGCTGATCTACTTCGGCTACACGCACTGCCCCGACATCTGCCCGACGACGATGAGCAACATCGCCGTCGCCCTGAAGTCCCTGCCCAAGGCCGAGCAGGACCGGATGCGGGTCGTGTTCGTCACCACCGACCCCGGCCGCGACACCCCGGCCGAACTCGGCAAGTGGCTCAAGGGCATAGACCCCCGGTTCACCGGCCTCACCGGCGACTTCGCCACCATCCAGGCGGGTGCCCGCTCCCTCGGCATCTCCATCGAGCCGGCGAAGAAGGACACGAAGGGCGTGGTCAACTCCGTCCACGGCACCCAGGTCATCGCCTTCTCGCCGAAGACCGACGGCGGATACGTCCTCTACGGCGAGGACGCCACGGTCGACGACTACACCCAGGGCCTGCCGAAGATCGCCAAGGGTGCGAACCCGTGA
- a CDS encoding copper chaperone PCu(A)C, producing the protein MRRLVLPAVLLAGTVALTGCDGGGDSAAHVSVGSSYMPQPVSDEMAAGFLTVVNRGGTADQLTSVTSDAASDVTMHSTAGGAMEAKSSFAVPAHGRLVFRSGGNHLMFDGLKRKPKQGDTVTVKLTFARSGTLTVEMPVKSATYRPPTGH; encoded by the coding sequence GTGAGGCGGCTCGTCCTGCCCGCCGTGCTCCTCGCGGGCACCGTCGCCCTCACGGGCTGCGACGGCGGCGGGGACTCCGCGGCGCACGTGTCCGTCGGCTCCTCCTACATGCCCCAGCCGGTCTCGGACGAGATGGCCGCCGGTTTCCTCACCGTCGTCAACCGGGGCGGCACCGCCGACCAGCTGACCTCGGTGACCAGCGACGCGGCGAGCGACGTCACCATGCACAGCACCGCCGGCGGAGCCATGGAGGCGAAGAGCTCCTTCGCCGTCCCCGCGCACGGCCGGCTCGTGTTCCGCAGCGGCGGCAACCACCTGATGTTCGACGGCCTGAAGCGCAAGCCGAAGCAGGGCGACACCGTCACCGTGAAGCTGACGTTCGCCAGGTCCGGGACCCTCACCGTCGAGATGCCGGTGAAGTCCGCCACGTACCGACCGCCGACCGGGCACTGA
- a CDS encoding copper resistance CopC/CopD family protein yields the protein MTPTIAPRLRTLVLLFLAVTGALLAGAGPASAHAALTGSDPAQGVVVDQAPTQVSLTFSEKVATGDDSLHVLDPEGKRVETGPASDVSGTTYAVRLRGGLADGTYTVTYQVVSADSHPVSGAYTFSVGAPSKTSVALSGRTADDSAVGRLYGFGRYVSYAGFIVLAGGAAFVLACWQRGSGVRAVQRFVVGGWLTLTAATLGLLLLRGAYTTSGKLGDVLDLALLGQVLQTKTGAALVSRLLLLAAAALFIAVLFGAYAHRVTGDGTDADGTDAEDAESAESAESADVERRDLTFGLGIGGVVIAVGLAASWAMAEHASTGLQPGIAMPVDVVHLLAVAAWLGGLASLLVALYRAPATAPVEAAAVRRFSRVAFGSVLALVATGTYQSWRQLGSWPAFTATRYGQLLLVKIGLVLLLVGIAWISRRWTARLGDTAASEDTETEAEEPEKASVARVTSPATAGEPSAAADSARARQLARQRAAVDTARQKRLRDADPHRFGLRRSVLAEAGVAVVLLAVTTVLTQTEPGRTEQAARAATSASSSAASGESGALTLDMPFDTGGRNGKGVVRLDLDPARVGGNSLHVYVQRPDGRAYDIPEVKLAFTLTAKKIGPLSVAPDHITTGHWAANDVQIPMAGDWKVAVTVRTSDIDQVTVSKNAQIG from the coding sequence GTGACACCGACCATCGCACCCCGCCTGCGGACCCTGGTTCTGCTGTTCCTCGCCGTCACCGGCGCGCTCCTCGCGGGCGCCGGGCCGGCGTCCGCGCACGCCGCGCTGACCGGCAGCGACCCCGCACAGGGCGTGGTGGTCGACCAGGCTCCCACCCAGGTGTCGCTCACCTTCTCCGAGAAGGTGGCGACGGGCGACGACTCGCTGCACGTCCTCGACCCCGAGGGCAAGCGCGTCGAGACCGGCCCGGCGTCCGACGTGAGCGGGACGACGTACGCCGTGCGGCTGCGCGGCGGGCTGGCCGACGGGACGTACACCGTCACCTACCAGGTCGTCTCGGCGGACAGCCATCCCGTCTCGGGCGCCTACACCTTCTCGGTCGGGGCGCCCTCGAAGACCAGCGTCGCGCTCTCCGGACGGACGGCGGACGACAGCGCGGTGGGCCGGCTCTACGGGTTCGGCCGGTACGTGTCGTACGCCGGGTTCATCGTGCTGGCCGGCGGCGCCGCCTTCGTCCTCGCCTGCTGGCAGCGCGGCTCGGGCGTACGGGCCGTGCAGCGGTTCGTCGTCGGCGGCTGGCTCACGCTCACCGCGGCCACGCTCGGGCTCCTGCTGCTGCGCGGCGCCTACACCACCTCCGGAAAGCTCGGCGACGTCCTCGACCTGGCCCTGCTCGGGCAGGTGCTCCAGACCAAGACGGGCGCCGCGCTGGTGTCCCGGCTGCTGCTGCTCGCCGCGGCCGCGCTGTTCATCGCCGTCCTCTTCGGGGCGTACGCCCACCGCGTGACCGGTGACGGGACCGACGCCGACGGCACGGACGCCGAGGACGCGGAGAGCGCGGAGAGCGCGGAGAGCGCGGACGTGGAGCGGCGGGACCTGACGTTCGGGCTCGGGATCGGCGGGGTCGTGATCGCCGTCGGGCTCGCGGCGAGCTGGGCGATGGCCGAGCACGCCTCCACCGGACTCCAGCCGGGCATCGCGATGCCGGTCGACGTCGTGCACCTGCTGGCGGTCGCCGCCTGGCTCGGCGGTCTGGCCAGCCTCCTCGTGGCCCTGTACCGGGCGCCCGCGACGGCCCCGGTCGAGGCCGCGGCCGTACGCCGTTTCTCGCGCGTCGCCTTCGGCTCCGTCCTCGCGCTGGTCGCCACCGGCACCTACCAGTCCTGGCGCCAGCTCGGCTCCTGGCCGGCGTTCACCGCGACCCGCTACGGCCAGCTGCTCCTCGTCAAGATCGGGCTCGTCCTGCTGCTGGTCGGCATCGCGTGGATCTCGCGGCGCTGGACTGCCCGTCTCGGGGACACGGCGGCCTCCGAGGACACCGAGACGGAGGCGGAGGAGCCCGAGAAGGCGAGCGTGGCGCGGGTGACGTCACCGGCTACGGCCGGGGAACCCAGTGCCGCGGCCGACTCCGCGCGGGCCCGGCAGCTGGCCCGGCAGCGGGCCGCCGTGGACACCGCCCGGCAGAAGCGGCTCCGGGACGCCGACCCGCACCGGTTCGGCCTGCGCCGCTCGGTGCTCGCGGAGGCCGGGGTCGCCGTCGTCCTGCTCGCCGTCACGACCGTGCTGACACAGACCGAGCCGGGGCGCACCGAGCAGGCGGCCCGGGCCGCCACGTCCGCGTCGTCCTCCGCGGCGTCCGGCGAGTCCGGGGCACTGACCCTGGACATGCCCTTCGACACGGGCGGCAGGAACGGAAAGGGCGTCGTACGGCTCGATCTCGATCCCGCGCGCGTGGGCGGCAACTCGCTGCACGTCTACGTCCAGCGGCCCGACGGCCGGGCGTACGACATTCCCGAGGTGAAGCTCGCCTTCACCCTCACCGCCAAGAAGATCGGCCCGCTCTCCGTGGCCCCCGACCACATCACCACCGGACACTGGGCGGCGAACGACGTGCAGATCCCCATGGCCGGCGACTGGAAGGTCGCCGTGACCGTGCGGACCTCCGACATCGACCAGGTGACCGTCTCCAAGAACGCGCAGATCGGCTGA
- the efeB gene encoding iron uptake transporter deferrochelatase/peroxidase subunit, whose amino-acid sequence MGDQSTAATAAEKTEGAVSGNGGAESGLSRRTLLGTAGATGLALGAAGGAVGYAAAPAQATPLTSVGSGRAMFHGKHQPGITEGLQAHGHLVAFDLRAGAGRREAAALLRRWSATAERLMAGEPAAHDDTDVTRGSGPSSLTVTFGFGHSFFSRTGLEKQRPAALDPLPAFSSDHLDKARSNGDLWVQIGADDAFVAFHALRAVQKDAGSAARVRWQMNGFNRSPGATARPMTARNLMGQIDGTRNPQPADSDFDRRIFVPPSGSNDPAWMANGSYAVVRRIRMLLDDWEKLSVPAQERVIGRRKSDGAPLSGGTETTAMDLEKANARGEYVVPLNAHARISRPDQNGGAAMLRRPFSFHDGFDADGVPDAGLLFVCWQADPLRGFVPVQRKLDRGDALSAFLRHESSGLFAVPGGAGRGEYVGQRLLEG is encoded by the coding sequence ATGGGTGACCAGTCCACGGCGGCAACCGCCGCCGAGAAGACCGAAGGGGCCGTCTCCGGGAACGGCGGCGCCGAATCGGGCCTGTCCCGCCGGACGCTGCTCGGCACCGCCGGGGCCACCGGCCTCGCGCTCGGCGCGGCGGGCGGGGCCGTGGGCTACGCCGCCGCGCCCGCCCAGGCCACGCCGCTCACCTCCGTGGGCAGCGGCCGGGCGATGTTTCACGGGAAACATCAGCCCGGCATCACCGAGGGCCTCCAGGCCCACGGCCATCTCGTCGCCTTCGACCTGAGGGCCGGCGCGGGCCGCAGGGAGGCCGCCGCGCTGCTGCGCCGCTGGTCGGCGACGGCCGAGCGGCTGATGGCGGGCGAGCCGGCCGCGCACGACGACACGGACGTGACCCGGGGCTCCGGCCCCTCCTCGCTCACGGTCACCTTCGGCTTCGGACACAGCTTCTTCTCCCGTACCGGGCTGGAGAAACAGCGGCCGGCCGCCCTCGATCCGCTGCCCGCCTTCTCCTCCGACCATCTGGACAAGGCGCGCAGCAACGGCGACCTGTGGGTGCAGATCGGCGCCGACGACGCCTTCGTCGCCTTCCACGCCCTGCGCGCCGTCCAGAAGGACGCGGGCAGCGCCGCCCGCGTCCGCTGGCAGATGAACGGTTTCAACCGCTCGCCGGGTGCCACCGCCCGCCCGATGACGGCCCGCAACCTGATGGGCCAGATCGACGGCACCCGCAACCCCCAGCCGGCCGACTCCGACTTCGACCGGCGGATCTTCGTCCCACCGTCCGGTTCGAACGACCCCGCCTGGATGGCGAACGGCTCCTACGCCGTCGTACGCCGGATCCGCATGCTCCTCGACGACTGGGAGAAGCTGTCGGTCCCGGCCCAGGAGCGCGTCATCGGGCGCCGCAAGTCCGACGGGGCGCCGCTGTCCGGGGGCACCGAGACGACCGCGATGGACCTGGAGAAGGCGAACGCCCGGGGCGAGTACGTCGTCCCGCTCAACGCGCACGCCCGGATCAGCCGCCCCGACCAGAACGGGGGCGCGGCGATGCTCCGGCGCCCGTTCTCCTTCCATGACGGCTTCGACGCGGACGGGGTGCCCGACGCGGGGCTGCTCTTCGTCTGCTGGCAGGCCGACCCGCTGCGCGGCTTCGTGCCCGTGCAGCGCAAGCTCGACCGGGGCGACGCGCTGTCGGCGTTCCTCCGGCACGAGTCGAGCGGCCTGTTCGCGGTGCCGGGCGGCGCCGGGCGGGGCGAGTACGTGGGGCAGCGGCTGCTGGAGGGCTGA
- the pheA gene encoding prephenate dehydratase, which produces MPASYAYLGPEGTFTEVALRTLPEAATRELIPYVSVQSALDAVRAGEAEAAFVPIENSVEGGITATLDELVAGSPLMIYREVLLSITFALLVRPGTKLSDVKTVTAHPAAQPQVRNWLKANLPDALWESAASNADGARLVQEGRYDAAFAGEFAAARYGLVPLETGIHDAENAQTRFVLVGRPARPAAPTGADKTSVVLWQRDDHPGALRDLLGEFASRGINLMLLQSRPTGAGIGNYCFCVDAEGHISDRRMSETLMGLKRLCLQVRFLGSYPRADVGPEGVRPTLPGTSDEEFAAAADWVARCQDGRF; this is translated from the coding sequence ATGCCAGCGAGCTATGCGTATCTGGGTCCCGAGGGCACCTTCACGGAGGTCGCCCTGCGCACGCTTCCGGAGGCCGCGACCCGGGAGCTGATCCCGTACGTGTCGGTGCAGTCCGCCCTGGACGCGGTGCGCGCCGGTGAGGCCGAGGCCGCGTTCGTGCCGATCGAGAACTCGGTCGAGGGCGGCATCACCGCGACCCTCGACGAACTCGTCGCGGGATCGCCGCTGATGATCTACCGCGAGGTGCTGCTGTCGATCACCTTCGCGCTGCTGGTCCGGCCCGGCACCAAGCTGTCCGACGTCAAGACGGTCACCGCCCACCCGGCCGCCCAGCCGCAGGTCCGCAACTGGCTGAAGGCCAACCTCCCGGACGCCCTCTGGGAGTCGGCCGCCTCGAACGCGGACGGTGCCCGCCTGGTCCAGGAGGGCCGGTACGACGCGGCCTTCGCGGGTGAGTTCGCGGCCGCCCGCTACGGGCTCGTGCCGCTGGAGACCGGCATCCACGACGCGGAGAACGCGCAGACCCGGTTCGTGCTGGTGGGCCGGCCCGCCCGGCCCGCGGCCCCGACCGGCGCCGACAAGACCTCCGTCGTGCTGTGGCAGCGCGACGACCATCCCGGTGCGCTGCGCGATCTGCTCGGCGAGTTCGCCAGCCGCGGCATCAACCTGATGCTGCTCCAGTCCCGGCCCACCGGCGCCGGTATCGGCAACTACTGCTTCTGCGTCGACGCCGAGGGCCACATCTCCGACCGGCGGATGTCCGAGACCCTGATGGGGCTGAAGCGGCTCTGCCTTCAGGTGCGGTTCCTGGGCTCGTACCCGCGCGCGGACGTCGGTCCGGAGGGCGTGCGGCCCACGCTGCCAGGCACCTCGGACGAGGAGTTCGCGGCGGCCGCGGACTGGGTGGCGCGCTGCCAGGACGGCCGGTTCTAG